In Chiroxiphia lanceolata isolate bChiLan1 chromosome 2, bChiLan1.pri, whole genome shotgun sequence, a single genomic region encodes these proteins:
- the IRS2 gene encoding insulin receptor substrate 2 isoform X3 codes for MASPAVLGLLPPLSSPPGPNLNNNNNNNQGVRKCGYLRKQKHGHKRFFVLRGPGGGGEEAGGARLEYYESEKKWRNKSGAPKRVIALDSCLNINKRADAKHKYLIALYTKDEYFAVAAENEQEQEGWYRALTDLLNEGKAACQGSPHRHLASPFSASCGAAAASLAAAGEDLNYGLIAPATAAYREVWQVTLKPKGLGQSKNLTGVHRLCLSARTIGFVRLNCELPSVTLQLMNIRRCGHSDSFFFIEVGRSAATGPGELWMQADDSVVAQNIHETILEAMKALKELSEFRPRSKSQSSSSSSSGGAGGPGGSGASATHPITVPGRRHHHLVNLPPSQTGLLRRSRTDSLAAGASTKCTPCRVRTASEGDGCRVGSAAGSPMSPGPVRTPLSRSHTLSSGGGRQAGKLLPVLAGGGLQSSRSMSMPASHSPPSATSPISLSSSSGLGSETAHPHHPQRPSSGSASVSGSPSDAGFMSFDEYGSSPGGDLRPFSSSSTASNRSNTPESMADTPPVRDPGGGTDLYGYMAMERPPSGRLCYRPCPDAAGDRCHRKRTYSLTTPCRQRPAPPQVSSASLDEYTLMRATFAGSAGRLFPSCQAGASPKVTYTPYPEDYGDIEIGSHRSSGSSSTNLGPPAAGGGGGDDDGYMPMTPGVAAALGQGSRGSDDYMPMSPTSVSAPKQILQPRTGVGSGSPGNGSSYKTSSPGESSPDDSGYMRMWCGSKLSVESSDGRLSNGDYINMSPRDPHHGPQVPSLTPPDFFFAPSGHGSSEPSKPGCYSYSSLPRSYKSQGLAKDSDQYVFMNSPGRMIPEEAACGVGQLPAGTFTSSSHMVPSPLRHSRTESFLSQRCQRAARPSRLSLETLRTVLPSMNEHPLLPEPKSPGEYINIDFGDAAVYSPPSLPADSPASSLGSGTGQRRSPLSDYMNMDFGSQSPSQSGTVSVGSLEALSPSSSSSTSQPNGCYLKATVGVACSSSPSDGGDYTEMTFGMATTPPQPIVQKPESARVTSPTAGLKRLTLSGVEAFILSSPPPDPNRGAKVIRADPQGRRRHSSETFSSTTTVTPVSPSFAHNPKRHNSASVENVSLRKTEGLEEEQGSSPMCRETSAGFQNGLNYIAIDVVDGSLANCDKSRLKARHLLNGGINGVEMSAYASIDFLSHNLKEASAVKE; via the coding sequence ATGGCGAGCCCCGccgtgctggggctgctgccccccctgagctccccgcccggccccaacctgaacaacaacaacaacaacaaccagGGCGTGAGGAAGTGCGGGTACCTGCGCAAGCAGAAGCACGGCCACAAACGCTTCTTCGTACTGCGCggcccgggcggcggcggggaggaGGCGGGGGGCGCCCGGCTGGAGTACTACGAGAGCGAGAAGAAATGGAGGAACAAGTCCGGGGCGCCCAAGCGGGTGATCGCCCTGGACTCCTGCCTCAACATCAACAAGCGGGCGGACGCCAAACACAAGTATCTCATCGCCCTCTACACCAAGGACGAGTACTTCGCCGTGGCTGCCGAGAAcgagcaggagcaggagggctggtACCGGGCTCTCACCGATCTGCTCAACGAGGGCAAGGCGGCCTGTCAGGGGTCCCCCCACCGCCACCTCGCCTCCCCCTTCTCCGCCTCCTgcggcgcggccgccgcctCCCTGGCCGCCGCCGGTGAAGACCTCAACTACGGGCTGATCGCGCCGGCCACTGCTGCCTACCGGGAGGTCTGGCAGGTGACGCTGAAGCCCAAGGGCTTGGGGCAGAGTAAAAACCTCACCGGTGTCCACCGGCTCTGCCTCTCGGCCCGCACCATTGGGTTCGTGCGTCTCAACTGCGAGTTGCCCTCGGTCACGCTGCAGCTGATGAACATCCGCCGCTGCGGCCACTCCGACAGCTTCTTCTTCATCGAGGTGGGGCGCTCGGCCGCCACCGGCCCCGGCGAGCTCTGGATGCAGGCGGACGACTCGGTGGTGGCCCAGAACATCCACGAGACCATCCTCGAGGCCATGAAGGCGCTGAAGGAGCTGTCCGAGTTCCGGCCTCGAAGCAAGAGCCAGtcgtcctcctcctcttcctccggGGGGGCCGGCGGGCCCGGCGGCAGCGGCGCCTCCGCCACCCACCCCATCACCGTGCCCGGTCGCCGGCACCACCACCTGGTCAACCTGCCTCCCAGCCAGACCGGCCTCCTCCGCCGCTCTCGCACCGACAGCCTCGCCGCCGGCGCCAGCACCAAGTGCACGCCGTGCCGGGTGAGGACGGCCAGCGAGGGTGACGGCTGCCGGGTGGGCTCGGCGGCCGGCAGCCCCATGAGCCCGGGCCCCGTGCGGACCCCCCTGAGCCGCTCGCACACGCTCAGCAGCGGTGGAGGCCGGCAGGCGGGGAAGCTGCTGCCGGTGCTGGCCGGCGGCGGGCTGCAGAGCAGCCGCTCCATGTCCATGCCCGCCTCCCACTCGCCCCCCTCCGCCACCAGCCCCATCAGCCTCTCTTCCAGCAGCGGCCTCGGCTCCGAGACTGCCCATCCGCATCACCCGCAGCGCCCGTCCAGCGGCAGCGCCTCCGTCTCCGGCTCCCCCAGCGACGCCGGCTTCATGTCCTTCGACGAGTACGGCTCCAGCCCGGGCGGCGACCTGCggcccttctcctcctcctccaccgcCAGCAACCGCAGCAACACTCCCGAGTCGATGGCCGATACCCCCCCGGTGCGGGACCCGGGGGGCGGCACCGATCTCTACGGCTACATGGCGATGGAGCGGCCCCCGAGCGGCCGCCTCTGCTACCGGCCCTGCCCCGACGCCGCCGGCGACAGGTGCCATCGAAAGCGGACCTATTCCCTGACCACGCCGTGCCGGCAGCGACCCGCCCCGCCTCAGGTCTCCTCCGCCTCCCTCGACGAGTACACGCTGATGCGCGCCACTTTCGCCGGCAGCGCCGGCCgcctcttcccctcctgccaAGCCGGGGCTTCCCCCAAAGTGACCTACACCCCGTACCCCGAGGACTATGGGGACATCGAGATCGGCTCCCACCGCAGCtccggcagcagcagcaccaatCTGGGGCCGCCGGCAGCgggtggtggtgggggagaTGATGATGGCTACATGCCCATGACCCCTGGTGTGGCCGCAGCCTTAGGGCAGGGAAGCCGGGGCAGCGATGATTACATGCCCATGAGCCCCACCAGTGTGTCTGCCCCCAAGCAGATCCTGCAGCCTCGGACAGGGGTGGGGAGTGGGTCCCCCGGGAATGGGAGCAGCTACAAGACCAGCTCACCTGGGGAAAGCTCCCCTGATGATAGTGGGTACATGCGGATGTGGTGTGGCTCCAAGCTATCTGTGGAGAGCTCAGATGGAAGACTGAGTAACGGAGACTATATCAATATGTCCCCTCGGGACCCCCACCATGGGCCCCAGGTTCCCTCTCTTACCCCCCCCGACTTCTTTTTTGCCCCATCAGGGCATGGGTCCAGTGAGCCCTCAAAGCCCGGCTGCTATTCATACAGTTCCTTACCCCGCTCGTATAAGAGCCAGGGATTGGCAAAGGACAGCGACCAGTATGTCTTCATGAACTCCCCGGGGAGGATGATCCCGGAGGAGGCGGCGTGTGGAGTGGGCCAGTTGCCTGCCGGCACCTTCACCTCCTCCAGCCACATGGTGCCTTCACCCCTGCGGCACAGCCGGACTGAGAGCTTCCTGAGCCAGCGGTGCCAGCGGGCAGCCCGGCCCAGCCGCCTTTCTTTGGAGACCTTGCGGACGGTGCTGCCCAGCATGAACGAGCACCCTCTGCTGCCTGAGCCCAAGAGCCCTGGTGAATACATCAACATTGACTTTGGGGATGCTGCTGTCTATTCTCCCCCCTCGTTGCCTGCTGACAGCCCGGCCTCCTCCCTGGGCTCAGGCACTGGGCAGAGGCGCTCCCCGCTTTCTGACTACATGAACATGGACTTTGGATCACAGTCACCCTCCCAGTCAGGCACGGTCTCAGTGGGCTCCTTGGAAGCTCTCTCACCAAGCTCTTCTTCCAGCACCAGCCAGCCCAATGGGTGCTACCTGAAGGCAACTGTGGGGGTGGCTTGTTCATCCAGCCCGTCAGATGGTGGGGATTACACTGAAATGACCTTTGGCATGGCCACCACCCCACCCCAACCCATCGTTCAGAAGCCAGAAAGTGCCCGGGTCACGAGCCCCACAGCTGGACTGAAGAGGCTCACCCTCTCTGGGGTGGAGGCTTTCATTCTCTCAAGCCCTCCCCCAGACCCAAACCGGGGGGCCAAAGTCATCCGGGCAGATCCTCAGGGGCGGAGGAGGCACAGCTCAGAAACTTTTTCCTCCACCACCACTGTGACCCCAGTGTCCCCTTCCTTCGCACACAACCCCAAACGACACAACTCGGCCTCAGTGGAGAATGTGTCCCTCAGGAAAACCGAAGgcctggaggaggagcagggtaGCAGTCCCATGTGCCGTGAGACCTCAGCTGGCTTCCAGAATGGCCTCAACTACATTGCCATTGACGTAGTGGATGGGTCCCTGGCAAACTGTGACAAATCCAGGTTGAAAGCCAGGCACCTCCTGAACGGGGGCATCAATGGAGTAGAGATGAGCGCCTATGCCAGCATAGACTTTCTGTCTCACAACCTGAAAGAAGCAAGTGCTGTGAAAG
- the IRS2 gene encoding insulin receptor substrate 2 isoform X1, which produces MASPAVLGLLPPLSSPPGPNLNNNNNNNQGVRKCGYLRKQKHGHKRFFVLRGPGGGGEEAGGARLEYYESEKKWRNKSGAPKRVIALDSCLNINKRADAKHKYLIALYTKDEYFAVAAENEQEQEGWYRALTDLLNEGKAACQGSPHRHLASPFSASCGAAAASLAAAGEDLNYGLIAPATAAYREVWQVTLKPKGLGQSKNLTGVHRLCLSARTIGFVRLNCELPSVTLQLMNIRRCGHSDSFFFIEVGRSAATGPGELWMQADDSVVAQNIHETILEAMKALKELSEFRPRSKSQSSSSSSSGGAGGPGGSGASATHPITVPGRRHHHLVNLPPSQTGLLRRSRTDSLAAGASTKCTPCRVRTASEGDGCRVGSAAGSPMSPGPVRTPLSRSHTLSSGGGRQAGKLLPVLAGGGLQSSRSMSMPASHSPPSATSPISLSSSSGLGSETAHPHHPQRPSSGSASVSGSPSDAGFMSFDEYGSSPGGDLRPFSSSSTASNRSNTPESMADTPPVRDPGGGTDLYGYMAMERPPSGRLCYRPCPDAAGDRCHRKRTYSLTTPCRQRPAPPQVSSASLDEYTLMRATFAGSAGRLFPSCQAGASPKVTYTPYPEDYGDIEIGSHRSSGSSSTNLGPPAAGGGGGDDDGYMPMTPGVAAALGQGSRGSDDYMPMSPTSVSAPKQILQPRTGVGSGSPGNGSSYKTSSPGESSPDDSGYMRMWCGSKLSVESSDGRLSNGDYINMSPRDPHHGPQVPSLTPPDFFFAPSGHGSSEPSKPGCYSYSSLPRSYKSQGLAKDSDQYVFMNSPGRMIPEEAACGVGQLPAGTFTSSSHMVPSPLRHSRTESFLSQRCQRAARPSRLSLETLRTVLPSMNEHPLLPEPKSPGEYINIDFGDAAVYSPPSLPADSPASSLGSGTGQRRSPLSDYMNMDFGSQSPSQSGTVSVGSLEALSPSSSSSTSQPNGCYLKATVGVACSSSPSDGGDYTEMTFGMATTPPQPIVQKPESARVTSPTAGLKRLTLSGVEAFILSSPPPDPNRGAKVIRADPQGRRRHSSETFSSTTTVTPVSPSFAHNPKRHNSASVENVSLRKTEGLEEEQGSSPMCRETSAGFQNGLNYIAIDVVDGSLANCDKSRLKARHLLNGGINGVEMSAYASIDFLSHNLKEASAVKASKRRSRGEVVRGGSLGLTGSVGGGRRFSSTSLP; this is translated from the exons ATGGCGAGCCCCGccgtgctggggctgctgccccccctgagctccccgcccggccccaacctgaacaacaacaacaacaacaaccagGGCGTGAGGAAGTGCGGGTACCTGCGCAAGCAGAAGCACGGCCACAAACGCTTCTTCGTACTGCGCggcccgggcggcggcggggaggaGGCGGGGGGCGCCCGGCTGGAGTACTACGAGAGCGAGAAGAAATGGAGGAACAAGTCCGGGGCGCCCAAGCGGGTGATCGCCCTGGACTCCTGCCTCAACATCAACAAGCGGGCGGACGCCAAACACAAGTATCTCATCGCCCTCTACACCAAGGACGAGTACTTCGCCGTGGCTGCCGAGAAcgagcaggagcaggagggctggtACCGGGCTCTCACCGATCTGCTCAACGAGGGCAAGGCGGCCTGTCAGGGGTCCCCCCACCGCCACCTCGCCTCCCCCTTCTCCGCCTCCTgcggcgcggccgccgcctCCCTGGCCGCCGCCGGTGAAGACCTCAACTACGGGCTGATCGCGCCGGCCACTGCTGCCTACCGGGAGGTCTGGCAGGTGACGCTGAAGCCCAAGGGCTTGGGGCAGAGTAAAAACCTCACCGGTGTCCACCGGCTCTGCCTCTCGGCCCGCACCATTGGGTTCGTGCGTCTCAACTGCGAGTTGCCCTCGGTCACGCTGCAGCTGATGAACATCCGCCGCTGCGGCCACTCCGACAGCTTCTTCTTCATCGAGGTGGGGCGCTCGGCCGCCACCGGCCCCGGCGAGCTCTGGATGCAGGCGGACGACTCGGTGGTGGCCCAGAACATCCACGAGACCATCCTCGAGGCCATGAAGGCGCTGAAGGAGCTGTCCGAGTTCCGGCCTCGAAGCAAGAGCCAGtcgtcctcctcctcttcctccggGGGGGCCGGCGGGCCCGGCGGCAGCGGCGCCTCCGCCACCCACCCCATCACCGTGCCCGGTCGCCGGCACCACCACCTGGTCAACCTGCCTCCCAGCCAGACCGGCCTCCTCCGCCGCTCTCGCACCGACAGCCTCGCCGCCGGCGCCAGCACCAAGTGCACGCCGTGCCGGGTGAGGACGGCCAGCGAGGGTGACGGCTGCCGGGTGGGCTCGGCGGCCGGCAGCCCCATGAGCCCGGGCCCCGTGCGGACCCCCCTGAGCCGCTCGCACACGCTCAGCAGCGGTGGAGGCCGGCAGGCGGGGAAGCTGCTGCCGGTGCTGGCCGGCGGCGGGCTGCAGAGCAGCCGCTCCATGTCCATGCCCGCCTCCCACTCGCCCCCCTCCGCCACCAGCCCCATCAGCCTCTCTTCCAGCAGCGGCCTCGGCTCCGAGACTGCCCATCCGCATCACCCGCAGCGCCCGTCCAGCGGCAGCGCCTCCGTCTCCGGCTCCCCCAGCGACGCCGGCTTCATGTCCTTCGACGAGTACGGCTCCAGCCCGGGCGGCGACCTGCggcccttctcctcctcctccaccgcCAGCAACCGCAGCAACACTCCCGAGTCGATGGCCGATACCCCCCCGGTGCGGGACCCGGGGGGCGGCACCGATCTCTACGGCTACATGGCGATGGAGCGGCCCCCGAGCGGCCGCCTCTGCTACCGGCCCTGCCCCGACGCCGCCGGCGACAGGTGCCATCGAAAGCGGACCTATTCCCTGACCACGCCGTGCCGGCAGCGACCCGCCCCGCCTCAGGTCTCCTCCGCCTCCCTCGACGAGTACACGCTGATGCGCGCCACTTTCGCCGGCAGCGCCGGCCgcctcttcccctcctgccaAGCCGGGGCTTCCCCCAAAGTGACCTACACCCCGTACCCCGAGGACTATGGGGACATCGAGATCGGCTCCCACCGCAGCtccggcagcagcagcaccaatCTGGGGCCGCCGGCAGCgggtggtggtgggggagaTGATGATGGCTACATGCCCATGACCCCTGGTGTGGCCGCAGCCTTAGGGCAGGGAAGCCGGGGCAGCGATGATTACATGCCCATGAGCCCCACCAGTGTGTCTGCCCCCAAGCAGATCCTGCAGCCTCGGACAGGGGTGGGGAGTGGGTCCCCCGGGAATGGGAGCAGCTACAAGACCAGCTCACCTGGGGAAAGCTCCCCTGATGATAGTGGGTACATGCGGATGTGGTGTGGCTCCAAGCTATCTGTGGAGAGCTCAGATGGAAGACTGAGTAACGGAGACTATATCAATATGTCCCCTCGGGACCCCCACCATGGGCCCCAGGTTCCCTCTCTTACCCCCCCCGACTTCTTTTTTGCCCCATCAGGGCATGGGTCCAGTGAGCCCTCAAAGCCCGGCTGCTATTCATACAGTTCCTTACCCCGCTCGTATAAGAGCCAGGGATTGGCAAAGGACAGCGACCAGTATGTCTTCATGAACTCCCCGGGGAGGATGATCCCGGAGGAGGCGGCGTGTGGAGTGGGCCAGTTGCCTGCCGGCACCTTCACCTCCTCCAGCCACATGGTGCCTTCACCCCTGCGGCACAGCCGGACTGAGAGCTTCCTGAGCCAGCGGTGCCAGCGGGCAGCCCGGCCCAGCCGCCTTTCTTTGGAGACCTTGCGGACGGTGCTGCCCAGCATGAACGAGCACCCTCTGCTGCCTGAGCCCAAGAGCCCTGGTGAATACATCAACATTGACTTTGGGGATGCTGCTGTCTATTCTCCCCCCTCGTTGCCTGCTGACAGCCCGGCCTCCTCCCTGGGCTCAGGCACTGGGCAGAGGCGCTCCCCGCTTTCTGACTACATGAACATGGACTTTGGATCACAGTCACCCTCCCAGTCAGGCACGGTCTCAGTGGGCTCCTTGGAAGCTCTCTCACCAAGCTCTTCTTCCAGCACCAGCCAGCCCAATGGGTGCTACCTGAAGGCAACTGTGGGGGTGGCTTGTTCATCCAGCCCGTCAGATGGTGGGGATTACACTGAAATGACCTTTGGCATGGCCACCACCCCACCCCAACCCATCGTTCAGAAGCCAGAAAGTGCCCGGGTCACGAGCCCCACAGCTGGACTGAAGAGGCTCACCCTCTCTGGGGTGGAGGCTTTCATTCTCTCAAGCCCTCCCCCAGACCCAAACCGGGGGGCCAAAGTCATCCGGGCAGATCCTCAGGGGCGGAGGAGGCACAGCTCAGAAACTTTTTCCTCCACCACCACTGTGACCCCAGTGTCCCCTTCCTTCGCACACAACCCCAAACGACACAACTCGGCCTCAGTGGAGAATGTGTCCCTCAGGAAAACCGAAGgcctggaggaggagcagggtaGCAGTCCCATGTGCCGTGAGACCTCAGCTGGCTTCCAGAATGGCCTCAACTACATTGCCATTGACGTAGTGGATGGGTCCCTGGCAAACTGTGACAAATCCAGGTTGAAAGCCAGGCACCTCCTGAACGGGGGCATCAATGGAGTAGAGATGAGCGCCTATGCCAGCATAGACTTTCTGTCTCACAACCTGAAAGAAGCAAGTGCTGTGAAAG CTTCTAAACGCAGGTCACGTGGAGAAGTGGTGCGGGGAGGCTCGTTGGGATTGACCGGCTCTGTAGGAGGTGGGCGGAGATTCTCCAGCACCTCGCTTCCCTGA
- the IRS2 gene encoding insulin receptor substrate 2 isoform X2, protein MASPAVLGLLPPLSSPPGPNLNNNNNNNQGVRKCGYLRKQKHGHKRFFVLRGPGGGGEEAGGARLEYYESEKKWRNKSGAPKRVIALDSCLNINKRADAKHKYLIALYTKDEYFAVAAENEQEQEGWYRALTDLLNEGKAACQGSPHRHLASPFSASCGAAAASLAAAGEDLNYGLIAPATAAYREVWQVTLKPKGLGQSKNLTGVHRLCLSARTIGFVRLNCELPSVTLQLMNIRRCGHSDSFFFIEVGRSAATGPGELWMQADDSVVAQNIHETILEAMKALKELSEFRPRSKSQSSSSSSSGGAGGPGGSGASATHPITVPGRRHHHLVNLPPSQTGLLRRSRTDSLAAGASTKCTPCRVRTASEGDGCRVGSAAGSPMSPGPVRTPLSRSHTLSSGGGRQAGKLLPVLAGGGLQSSRSMSMPASHSPPSATSPISLSSSSGLGSETAHPHHPQRPSSGSASVSGSPSDAGFMSFDEYGSSPGGDLRPFSSSSTASNRSNTPESMADTPPVRDPGGGTDLYGYMAMERPPSGRLCYRPCPDAAGDRCHRKRTYSLTTPCRQRPAPPQVSSASLDEYTLMRATFAGSAGRLFPSCQAGASPKVTYTPYPEDYGDIEIGSHRSSGSSSTNLGPPAAGGGGGDDDGYMPMTPGVAAALGQGSRGSDDYMPMSPTSVSAPKQILQPRTGVGSGSPGNGSSYKTSSPGESSPDDSGYMRMWCGSKLSVESSDGRLSNGDYINMSPRDPHHGPQVPSLTPPDFFFAPSGHGSSEPSKPGCYSYSSLPRSYKSQGLAKDSDQYVFMNSPGRMIPEEAACGVGQLPAGTFTSSSHMVPSPLRHSRTESFLSQRCQRAARPSRLSLETLRTVLPSMNEHPLLPEPKSPGEYINIDFGDAAVYSPPSLPADSPASSLGSGTGQRRSPLSDYMNMDFGSQSPSQSGTVSVGSLEALSPSSSSSTSQPNGCYLKATVGVACSSSPSDGGDYTEMTFGMATTPPQPIVQKPESARVTSPTAGLKRLTLSGVEAFILSSPPPDPNRGAKVIRADPQGRRRHSSETFSSTTTVTPVSPSFAHNPKRHNSASVENVSLRKTEGLEEEQGSSPMCRETSAGFQNGLNYIAIDVVDGSLANCDKSRLKARHLLNGGINGVEMSAYASIDFLSHNLKEASAVKGSTGRWKR, encoded by the exons ATGGCGAGCCCCGccgtgctggggctgctgccccccctgagctccccgcccggccccaacctgaacaacaacaacaacaacaaccagGGCGTGAGGAAGTGCGGGTACCTGCGCAAGCAGAAGCACGGCCACAAACGCTTCTTCGTACTGCGCggcccgggcggcggcggggaggaGGCGGGGGGCGCCCGGCTGGAGTACTACGAGAGCGAGAAGAAATGGAGGAACAAGTCCGGGGCGCCCAAGCGGGTGATCGCCCTGGACTCCTGCCTCAACATCAACAAGCGGGCGGACGCCAAACACAAGTATCTCATCGCCCTCTACACCAAGGACGAGTACTTCGCCGTGGCTGCCGAGAAcgagcaggagcaggagggctggtACCGGGCTCTCACCGATCTGCTCAACGAGGGCAAGGCGGCCTGTCAGGGGTCCCCCCACCGCCACCTCGCCTCCCCCTTCTCCGCCTCCTgcggcgcggccgccgcctCCCTGGCCGCCGCCGGTGAAGACCTCAACTACGGGCTGATCGCGCCGGCCACTGCTGCCTACCGGGAGGTCTGGCAGGTGACGCTGAAGCCCAAGGGCTTGGGGCAGAGTAAAAACCTCACCGGTGTCCACCGGCTCTGCCTCTCGGCCCGCACCATTGGGTTCGTGCGTCTCAACTGCGAGTTGCCCTCGGTCACGCTGCAGCTGATGAACATCCGCCGCTGCGGCCACTCCGACAGCTTCTTCTTCATCGAGGTGGGGCGCTCGGCCGCCACCGGCCCCGGCGAGCTCTGGATGCAGGCGGACGACTCGGTGGTGGCCCAGAACATCCACGAGACCATCCTCGAGGCCATGAAGGCGCTGAAGGAGCTGTCCGAGTTCCGGCCTCGAAGCAAGAGCCAGtcgtcctcctcctcttcctccggGGGGGCCGGCGGGCCCGGCGGCAGCGGCGCCTCCGCCACCCACCCCATCACCGTGCCCGGTCGCCGGCACCACCACCTGGTCAACCTGCCTCCCAGCCAGACCGGCCTCCTCCGCCGCTCTCGCACCGACAGCCTCGCCGCCGGCGCCAGCACCAAGTGCACGCCGTGCCGGGTGAGGACGGCCAGCGAGGGTGACGGCTGCCGGGTGGGCTCGGCGGCCGGCAGCCCCATGAGCCCGGGCCCCGTGCGGACCCCCCTGAGCCGCTCGCACACGCTCAGCAGCGGTGGAGGCCGGCAGGCGGGGAAGCTGCTGCCGGTGCTGGCCGGCGGCGGGCTGCAGAGCAGCCGCTCCATGTCCATGCCCGCCTCCCACTCGCCCCCCTCCGCCACCAGCCCCATCAGCCTCTCTTCCAGCAGCGGCCTCGGCTCCGAGACTGCCCATCCGCATCACCCGCAGCGCCCGTCCAGCGGCAGCGCCTCCGTCTCCGGCTCCCCCAGCGACGCCGGCTTCATGTCCTTCGACGAGTACGGCTCCAGCCCGGGCGGCGACCTGCggcccttctcctcctcctccaccgcCAGCAACCGCAGCAACACTCCCGAGTCGATGGCCGATACCCCCCCGGTGCGGGACCCGGGGGGCGGCACCGATCTCTACGGCTACATGGCGATGGAGCGGCCCCCGAGCGGCCGCCTCTGCTACCGGCCCTGCCCCGACGCCGCCGGCGACAGGTGCCATCGAAAGCGGACCTATTCCCTGACCACGCCGTGCCGGCAGCGACCCGCCCCGCCTCAGGTCTCCTCCGCCTCCCTCGACGAGTACACGCTGATGCGCGCCACTTTCGCCGGCAGCGCCGGCCgcctcttcccctcctgccaAGCCGGGGCTTCCCCCAAAGTGACCTACACCCCGTACCCCGAGGACTATGGGGACATCGAGATCGGCTCCCACCGCAGCtccggcagcagcagcaccaatCTGGGGCCGCCGGCAGCgggtggtggtgggggagaTGATGATGGCTACATGCCCATGACCCCTGGTGTGGCCGCAGCCTTAGGGCAGGGAAGCCGGGGCAGCGATGATTACATGCCCATGAGCCCCACCAGTGTGTCTGCCCCCAAGCAGATCCTGCAGCCTCGGACAGGGGTGGGGAGTGGGTCCCCCGGGAATGGGAGCAGCTACAAGACCAGCTCACCTGGGGAAAGCTCCCCTGATGATAGTGGGTACATGCGGATGTGGTGTGGCTCCAAGCTATCTGTGGAGAGCTCAGATGGAAGACTGAGTAACGGAGACTATATCAATATGTCCCCTCGGGACCCCCACCATGGGCCCCAGGTTCCCTCTCTTACCCCCCCCGACTTCTTTTTTGCCCCATCAGGGCATGGGTCCAGTGAGCCCTCAAAGCCCGGCTGCTATTCATACAGTTCCTTACCCCGCTCGTATAAGAGCCAGGGATTGGCAAAGGACAGCGACCAGTATGTCTTCATGAACTCCCCGGGGAGGATGATCCCGGAGGAGGCGGCGTGTGGAGTGGGCCAGTTGCCTGCCGGCACCTTCACCTCCTCCAGCCACATGGTGCCTTCACCCCTGCGGCACAGCCGGACTGAGAGCTTCCTGAGCCAGCGGTGCCAGCGGGCAGCCCGGCCCAGCCGCCTTTCTTTGGAGACCTTGCGGACGGTGCTGCCCAGCATGAACGAGCACCCTCTGCTGCCTGAGCCCAAGAGCCCTGGTGAATACATCAACATTGACTTTGGGGATGCTGCTGTCTATTCTCCCCCCTCGTTGCCTGCTGACAGCCCGGCCTCCTCCCTGGGCTCAGGCACTGGGCAGAGGCGCTCCCCGCTTTCTGACTACATGAACATGGACTTTGGATCACAGTCACCCTCCCAGTCAGGCACGGTCTCAGTGGGCTCCTTGGAAGCTCTCTCACCAAGCTCTTCTTCCAGCACCAGCCAGCCCAATGGGTGCTACCTGAAGGCAACTGTGGGGGTGGCTTGTTCATCCAGCCCGTCAGATGGTGGGGATTACACTGAAATGACCTTTGGCATGGCCACCACCCCACCCCAACCCATCGTTCAGAAGCCAGAAAGTGCCCGGGTCACGAGCCCCACAGCTGGACTGAAGAGGCTCACCCTCTCTGGGGTGGAGGCTTTCATTCTCTCAAGCCCTCCCCCAGACCCAAACCGGGGGGCCAAAGTCATCCGGGCAGATCCTCAGGGGCGGAGGAGGCACAGCTCAGAAACTTTTTCCTCCACCACCACTGTGACCCCAGTGTCCCCTTCCTTCGCACACAACCCCAAACGACACAACTCGGCCTCAGTGGAGAATGTGTCCCTCAGGAAAACCGAAGgcctggaggaggagcagggtaGCAGTCCCATGTGCCGTGAGACCTCAGCTGGCTTCCAGAATGGCCTCAACTACATTGCCATTGACGTAGTGGATGGGTCCCTGGCAAACTGTGACAAATCCAGGTTGAAAGCCAGGCACCTCCTGAACGGGGGCATCAATGGAGTAGAGATGAGCGCCTATGCCAGCATAGACTTTCTGTCTCACAACCTGAAAGAAGCAAGTGCTGTGAAAG GAAGTACAGGAAGATGGAAAAGATGA